A section of the Alkalicoccobacillus plakortidis genome encodes:
- a CDS encoding amidohydrolase family protein gives MNTSKLSSIIAASSKQSVPDLVIYNGKVIDVYNLTILDVDVAITDGMIVGIGSYPDAHKRVDAKGAYICPGLIDGHIHIESAMVPPEEFSKIVVPKGVTTVIADPHEIANVGGAEAIRYMINAAKDLPLDIKMMIPSCVPATSFEHNGASVTADDVQSLLDEGEAFGLGEVMNYPAVLSGDAEMLGKITSASEAGKIIDGHAAGLDNNALNAYRTAWN, from the coding sequence TTGAATACATCAAAACTTTCATCAATCATTGCAGCTTCTTCTAAGCAGTCCGTGCCCGATCTTGTCATTTATAATGGAAAAGTGATTGATGTCTATAATTTAACCATTCTAGATGTAGACGTAGCTATAACAGATGGCATGATTGTTGGTATAGGTTCATACCCTGATGCGCACAAGCGTGTTGATGCTAAAGGTGCTTATATATGTCCTGGTCTTATAGATGGTCATATTCATATTGAGTCAGCGATGGTTCCTCCTGAAGAATTCAGCAAAATTGTTGTGCCTAAAGGGGTAACAACAGTGATTGCTGACCCTCATGAAATAGCGAATGTGGGCGGAGCAGAGGCAATCCGTTATATGATTAATGCCGCAAAAGATTTACCACTCGACATTAAAATGATGATTCCATCCTGTGTACCAGCGACTTCATTTGAACATAACGGGGCTAGTGTGACAGCAGATGATGTTCAGTCTCTTTTGGATGAAGGTGAAGCCTTTGGTTTAGGAGAGGTTATGAATTATCCGGCTGTTCTATCAGGAGACGCAGAAATGCTTGGAAAGATCACAAGTGCAAGTGAAGCAGGCAAAATTATAGATGGTCATGCTGCGGGTTTAGACAACAATGCACTCAATGCCTATCGCACGGCTTGGAATTAG
- a CDS encoding YerC/YecD family TrpR-related protein, whose protein sequence is MQIDKLRGKELDQLFNAVLSLKNLEECYEFFDDLCTINEIQSLAQRLEVARMLQNGYTYHKIETETGASTATISRVKRCLNYGNDSYTMALDRIKEDQTGRAE, encoded by the coding sequence TTGCAAATCGATAAGCTACGTGGTAAAGAATTAGATCAACTGTTTAATGCAGTTCTTTCGTTAAAAAATCTTGAGGAATGTTATGAATTCTTCGATGATCTATGTACAATTAATGAAATTCAGTCGCTGGCACAACGTCTTGAAGTGGCAAGAATGCTTCAAAACGGATATACGTATCATAAAATTGAAACAGAGACTGGAGCAAGTACAGCGACAATTTCCCGTGTGAAACGCTGCTTGAATTATGGGAATGACAGCTACACAATGGCATTGGACCGCATTAAGGAAGATCAAACAGGTCGGGCAGAATAA
- a CDS encoding adenine deaminase C-terminal domain-containing protein gives MTERIYRWTKKRLRQHLDVVRGEKAPSIVLKNATYLNHARRKWLNANIWIADDRIVYVGQELPPVTDKDTEIIECKDSVLVPGYIEHHAHPFQLYNPHSFAKYASAHGTTTLINDNLYFFSNVEKKKALSLIEKLEEMPTSMYWWARYDPQTELQSEAHFTNSRMKAWLEHHLVVQGGELTSWPKVLEGDDSTLHWMQETSRLRKPIEGHLPGASERTLSQMALLGVTCDHESINGEEAVRRLDMGYMTSLRHSSMRPDLPKLLHEMQELGVDHFVRCIMTTDGSPPSFYEDGVMDKLIKMALDAGLSDFDAYGMATYYVARYYNLDHKLGMIAPGRIAHINFLSDKNSPKPIGVLAKGQWLVRDGKECQGEDSFPWKDYGIKPLDTSWDLDESELHFSMPMGIEMVNAVILKPYRISVEGTVNELSQDHDESFFVLIDKNGKWMINTMIKGFADKIKGFASSFSNTGDFILIGKNVKDMVAAFRAVKAQGGGMALVDDGEVIGRLVLSLNGAMSDKSMTGIMEEEKHFVKLLRERGYKHEDPIYSLQFFSSTHLPYIRVTQRGIYDVTKKKILFPAIMR, from the coding sequence ATGACGGAACGAATTTACCGTTGGACTAAGAAGCGTTTACGCCAGCACCTTGATGTCGTCAGGGGAGAAAAAGCGCCTTCAATTGTTCTCAAAAATGCTACGTATCTCAATCACGCCAGACGAAAATGGCTAAATGCAAATATATGGATTGCTGATGATCGAATTGTGTATGTTGGACAGGAGCTTCCCCCGGTTACAGATAAGGACACCGAGATTATTGAATGTAAGGACTCAGTACTAGTACCAGGTTATATTGAGCACCACGCTCATCCGTTTCAACTTTATAATCCCCACAGCTTTGCGAAATATGCTTCAGCTCATGGGACTACCACATTGATTAATGATAATCTATATTTCTTTTCGAACGTTGAAAAAAAGAAAGCGCTTTCACTTATCGAAAAGTTAGAAGAGATGCCAACAAGTATGTACTGGTGGGCCAGATATGATCCACAGACAGAACTTCAAAGTGAAGCACATTTTACGAATTCACGGATGAAGGCTTGGCTTGAGCACCATTTGGTTGTTCAAGGTGGGGAGTTGACTTCTTGGCCAAAGGTTCTTGAAGGAGACGATTCAACTCTTCATTGGATGCAGGAGACAAGTAGACTGCGTAAGCCAATTGAAGGGCATCTTCCAGGAGCTTCCGAGCGCACATTGTCACAAATGGCATTGCTTGGAGTAACCTGTGACCATGAATCGATTAATGGAGAAGAAGCTGTAAGACGATTGGATATGGGGTATATGACTTCATTGAGGCATTCGTCTATGCGCCCTGACTTACCAAAGCTTCTTCACGAAATGCAGGAGCTTGGAGTAGACCATTTTGTCCGTTGTATTATGACAACAGATGGATCACCACCATCGTTTTATGAGGATGGGGTTATGGACAAATTAATAAAAATGGCGCTTGATGCAGGATTGTCTGATTTTGATGCGTACGGAATGGCAACCTATTATGTGGCCAGATATTACAATCTGGATCATAAGCTAGGAATGATTGCGCCAGGGCGTATTGCACATATCAACTTCTTGTCTGATAAGAATTCTCCTAAGCCAATAGGAGTGCTTGCTAAAGGCCAATGGTTGGTTCGAGACGGTAAAGAATGCCAAGGAGAAGATTCTTTCCCATGGAAGGATTATGGCATTAAACCTTTAGATACTAGCTGGGATCTAGATGAGAGTGAATTACATTTTTCGATGCCAATGGGAATTGAAATGGTTAATGCTGTTATTCTTAAGCCGTATCGTATTTCTGTAGAGGGAACGGTTAATGAGTTAAGTCAAGATCATGATGAAAGCTTCTTTGTATTAATTGATAAGAATGGTAAATGGATGATTAATACAATGATTAAAGGTTTTGCTGATAAAATAAAAGGATTTGCGAGCTCGTTCTCAAATACAGGAGATTTTATTTTAATCGGCAAAAATGTAAAAGACATGGTCGCAGCCTTTCGTGCTGTAAAGGCGCAGGGTGGAGGAATGGCGCTAGTTGATGATGGAGAAGTTATTGGCAGACTTGTTCTTTCGTTAAATGGTGCGATGTCTGATAAGTCGATGACAGGCATTATGGAAGAAGAGAAACATTTTGTTAAACTTCTGCGTGAGAGAGGCTATAAGCATGAAGATCCAATCTATAGCTTGCAGTTCTTTTCATCTACTCATCTGCCTTATATTCGTGTGACACAAAGAGGAATCTATGATGTTACAAAGAAAAAGATACTCTTTCCTGCGATTATGCGCTAA